TACGTTGTTATTCATAAAATATAACATTGTTAATACAGAAATACTATAGTCCACAAACCCAGTTATGACTGATTTCAGACAAGACAGTGTTACTACCATCAAGGACCGTACATTTGAATACAACCTTGAGACGGTGAAATCAAATAATACTTGAAATGTACACGTTGAGAGGTATGCGCTACTCACAATACAATTTGTTATACACAGATATTAAATATTACACAGATGACCAGTGCAGCAGTTACAGCActcaacaataataatagtaataagtATAGCTGTTACACATGTGAATCGTACTGTACATGTTAAAGCTACTCAACATTAAGAatggtaaggaaaccaatgtcaTTGGAGTGAACGATCCATTTAAACTACAGTAGCTGGAAAAAGCGTGAACTTCCGCGGTGCACGTGTGACATGTTTGCAACTGATGTGTTTGATGCAGTACTTCCGTTTAATTAAAGCTGACCTCTTCATCTATCTGTTGTACCGTAGTAAATCTCCTTTGGGTGATTGGTTGATGTTACCTGTATGAATACAACTTGTCTTGAGGGTCAGCTCCATTCCTGTTGGAACAGCAGTGAAAAGAAAATAGTTCTGATTCATAGCATCAATCCAACGTAGGGATCAGCCTCGGCTCACGTCTTGATGTAACACATGTAGAGATGTCCCCTGCCCGTCTTACAGTCTCTGATCTGCCATTTGGCCCTCCTCCACACCAGAACACACCTCCTGGTCCCCTTCCTCTTGCCTCTGGCCGGGCTCTTCCTCCAGTTGGTGTAGGTGATTGGTTCTCCACCCACCCATTCCCAGCGTCCTCGGCTCTCCCTGTCGTTTAGacctgagagatggagaggacagTGAGTGAGgtagacgcacgcacacacgttgAGCCACTTTTCAGCCAATGGATATAGGACAGGATGCTTTTTACCTATCCAGAATGGCTTCCTTCCACTGAAGTCCCACAGCCAGTCCATGTCAGCCTTGGAAGAAACGCTCACCAGATTGGCTTGGTGACTGGAACCACAGGAAAAATAAGAAATTATAGTTTACTACAACACAAAGGCACATTCTCGCAAAATAAGTCACATGTTTCTtgttcccctcctcacctctccctgcATGCCCTGATGGCGGTGCTCCACGACGACTTGCGCTCGGTGCTCAGGAAGTAGCAGTAGCCGCTGTGATAGGTCCAGCCCTTACGACAATTCTGAGCACTGACCATCTGTGTCGGGGAGGAGGAAAATGGCTGGCCAGTGAGGTGAGAGTTCATTACTGAAATATGAAATGGCTAACATtaagggctggtttcccagacacatcaAGCTCAGTCCAAGACAGTGGCCCAGAATGTTGAGCTATGACTTGGTTAGCCCATACACTATGACCCTGAAATAGTCTAAGTATGATATTCATAACACAATTGGCCAATTGACGAGGGTACATTATTATTCTGTTTCAGGCACCATCCGTCCCAGATTGATTACCTCATCAGTGGGAGCCCAGGGCTTCCAGGAGACCCCGTTGCAGCGGAGGAGCCCGCCTGAGCTCTGGTTAAAGTGTAGGAGCCCCATCAGCTCTGGGACACAGGGGTTAGGGCCAGAGCTAGGTGAAGCCTCCTGAGGGCCAATATTATTAGAGTAAGTAACACATTTAGTTAATTTGTTCATCATATTGGAAGTAATTTATAGGCCAAGAGAGAGACTGTAATCTATGCTTTGGGTTTGTTTATATAGCCACTGCCACCAATGTCTGAATAACCCTCAGTGTCTGTTTATATTGAGGCGATTTCAGTCCTACCTTAGCTGTTCCACCATGAGATCCAAACCTCTTGATGTGATTGCCGGTGTTGTACTAAATATAGAAACTGTTATGAATCAAATGTAACGATGACTCACCTTATTGGGCTGCTCAGGCATTGTACGTGGGAGCAAGCTGTCACTCTTCGTCTTAGGGACAGGTTTAGGGTTGTTGGGAGCCACTGGTGGTGCTGCTGCTGCATGTTGCTGCCGCTCTCTGCTGGTCACCTGAATATTAGCCTTCCTTCCCTTCCTAGACGGAGACCTGTCATCCTCCAGGCGCACGGACATGATCCCGTGGTACTGCAACCacagagaggcagtgagagaaagaCCGTGATGGCTGTCCCTAGGTTGGATTCGCTGTGTTTAGATTAGTGAGAAAGGTCGTAGCCTTACCGTGAACACAGTGTCTGTTCCATTACGATGGACTGACGATGGTGGAATCTGTGAGAAGATAATACACGATCAAGTTGTACTACATAACTCTTAGGTTTAGCATAGTTTAGAGTGAAGGCTTGTAACAAAGAATTGGGACAAACCTCAACAGAATAATAGTCATTGATTACAGAGTAAAAACTCACTGTCTTTCTATTGGCCATGGCTCTGAGTTTCATATTGGGCGTGGCGGGCACAGCAGCGGGCACAGACTGGGGCACACCATCGCCTCGGGTCCAGGTCATCTGCTGGTCTCCCTTGGCAAGGGGTAGTGTCTCCAAATGAATGGAGCCATGTTGGGGGTAGGGCCCTGACTGAACCTGCTTCCCCCCCAGACTGGAGCCCATAGTGACCCGACTGGATCCACACTGTCCTGGAAAAGCACAGAGACTTACATTGAGATTTTGAAACCACGTCAATACATCATAGAAGGTTGGTGTATTGTCTCTATCAGTCTTTGGCTTCCTCGGTCCCTCCAGTTTCAATAACTTGAAAAATGTACCATGACAATGTACAACCTTTTTAGATTAAAATAAAGAAACGGCATTGACTCACAAGACAATAGAAACGGTTTCTATTTGATTTAGTCACTAGTTCCCCAGTGTTCACCTTTCCCAGAGTCCTTGATTTTAACCAGCGCTTTGGAGGTGCTGCCTACTACGGTTCCCTCAGGGGACACCAGTGTCACTTCAAatgtctcctctgcctcctccaggTGATCTTGGGTAATTTCAATACGCCAGCTCCTTTTGGATACGCCTTCATAGAGAGCACAGGTTTGAGTTACCTATCTCTCCTAATCTATGATGGTAACTCATATCAACATCCCACTCCAAAGCCACACATACCAGGATCAAACTGGATTAGGCTGGACGGGCTCAGAGTGAAATCCTTTCCAGCAGTCGCTGTGACCTCTCTCACCTAAGATATTGACAAAAGGGGAATCCGAAAGTGACATTACATTAATCGcactaaaatggatttaaagatTTATAGTGCCATCAATCACTCAATTTACCTCACCGagactaacctggttaaataaaggtaaagaaTTAATATATGGAATTTAGCAGAATTTCTAGATTACAGGAATTGTTCTAAGAACCATACTGTTTGAAACAGATAGATCAGAAACCTTGATGGTGATGTACGAGGACTCGGCCATGTTGCCTTTCCGTAGGACGTCCAGTGAGACAGTGCCCTGGTCCTCACATGCCTGGTACTCAGACACAGCCAGCTCCACACGAGACCACTTCAGTTCCAGTCTGCAGCATGGAACCATGACGAACACAGCACAGTGAAAACAGTTTTACACACTTACCAAAGACCCTGCGTTGCCTTTCCAAGTTGATTGAGGGTGATGGTACCTTCTTTCATTACGAGGACACAGTACATATGTTACATGCAGAGACCAATACGGTCGTTGGGGACCGTTTATCAAATCTTCATAAGCTGTCATATAAATTGGCCTTGTCATGTACAGTAGTATGTATGTAACCATtggttctctcctcctcctgactgACCACAGTATGTAGAGCATATTAACACTATTTGTGTCTTGCGCGGAGTAGCAGCTCACGTGTGGGAGGGCCCAGTGTTCCCCAGAGGGTCTGACACTCTGAACTCCAAGCTGTCCGACAGGGCTTCTGTCGCTGGGTCTATGATATACACGATAGTCCTTTTGCTCAGGTCCCTCTGAGTGAAACGCTTCTGGATAAAGCTGCCTGCAACAGCACAGTGTAAGATTGACTGTTTACTGAAGAGCAAACACAATTAACCTGGGGTCTATGGGCTATCGTATGGTCTTTTTTTGAAGGAGCACTGATGGCCTAATTAAATGCATTTGGATAAATTGTGCGTAAAATAAAGAATATATTCTGTATTTTCAGTGTACAAAAGGATAAAACTGAGGGAATGGGGCCTGACGCCCCTGCATATAAGGCTTCACCTTTAATCGTATTCTCCAGGTAGCCAAAGTATGGTGGTCTGTGGATGTGGAAGGAGAGGTCTTCGTCCTTGGTGTTGCTGTCCTGCGCTCTCAGCTCCCGGGACGAGAGGTAGATGCCATAGCGACCGTCAGACAGGACTTCAGCCTTCCACAGAGACTGCAGCTGCACAACCTCAGGAGCCGAGCTGTCCAAAGGCTCAATCTGGAATACAGGGtcttgttcattaggcaccatcAAAGGCGTCCATCAAAATATTCCCAAAACATTGCACGACTAATTAGTTTGATTCCACTACTATTGAATAAGTTGCTGTGCTGATCTACTAGTGAAACGGCCCCTCAATCGACATATCTAGGAAGAGGTGTGTATGCAGATAAGTGTGTACTACCTGAATGGTAAAGATAACAGGTTCCGTCTGTACCCTCCCCTCCAGCAGGAAACTCCTGTTGGTAGTGTCTGAGGCCGTGAAGGTAAAGCGGTCGATCTGCGACGGGCCGCCCCCGTGCCTGTAGGTCACCTCCAGCTCCTGCAGGTCCCACTGGGTGAAGTTACCCCCGGCAGTGAGCGGGACACCGCCCCGGAGCAGGGTGCCGTACTGCGGAGGCTGGGCCAGGAAGAAGAGCAGGTCACTGGGTGGGGTGTCGGGGTCGGACAAGGCGAGGGCGTCAAGGGTCACCGCCATGGAGGAGTCCTGAGGGACTCTCAAGCCGCTGTTACAGGTCAGTGATGGCAGCACACGGTCGGTGGTCTCAACGTAAATCTCCAGGGTGCCGTTACGGGTGGCCTTGCCGTTGCTGACGACGAACCTAGCGAAGACATACAGGAGCATGGCAGGTTCTTAGGGGAAGGTACTTCATCTCATACAATGTATCAAACTTATAGGTGTGGGTCAGATTAGGGCCATCTGATATCTGTTATGATGGCTACAGTCTTGGAGATGTACATTTTTGTTCTACAAACCAGCATCGTTTGCAGCATGTTCCAACCACTATTATGTGGAATAATGTTGAGATTATCAGCTGTTTCATTTTATACATTTAGAAGGGTTGCCATTACTGTAGTGTCTCCAGCGACGCGGTGGCTCTGTTGTCGTGGACGTAGCCCACCAGGTTGGCAGCGATGTCCATCTGGCTGAAGGTGCTGATGGCCACCCCAGGGTGTTTGATGTACTCCATGTGGCCGTTGCCGGGGGGGACTGTAACGATGTAGAACAGCTCCTCGGGTTTGTCTGTACCGTCCGTCGCCAGCAAGACGTCTGTGGTCAGAACCACGCGCTCACCGCGGCTGGTCTTCACCGGCTTCACAAAAATGGCAATGTTTCCTGGGAATTGATAGAGAAAGTGAAGTCTTAAAAATGAAAGTTTGCACAAATTGGTTTACACAACATAGACTTATAAACCAGCTTATTTTATTCATTATTTTAGCTGTGTTTAACATTATTATAATAACATaagacaacagtagtagtagctaCCAGCTGATATGATGAGACTTCTCTACTAGTGTTTGTTTTTTACACAGACCATGAACGTGTAGGTTATAGCAAACTGCATAATAGTGCACTTCCCAGTTTGGTGGTCTGTCCATCTGTTCACAAACCTTTCTCCATGTCCTTGAGGGAGATGTGGAAGTGCTGCGCGGGGGAGCGGTTCTTTCCGTCCAGCAGGTGGAACACAAAGAAATCCTGTGTGTGTCCCAGTGGCCCCGTATGGAGGTAGCGCAGCAGGTTCATGTCCAATGTCTCCTGGGTGCAGTTCATCCCCGCAGACTGGGTCACCCAGTCAGAGCCTACCTGAGAAGGGGCCATCGACAGTTAGGGAGAGAACACATAATGGAAGGCACATAATGACTGAATGTTGATGATTTACTTACAGTGAAATCATTAGTGGACTGAAAgtaatatctttaaaaaaaaaatatgttgacatgcatgatttAGCATGTTTCAAAAGTTGAATAATGAAGTAATATATATAAATGCTTTTTTAAAAGTGAAATGCCCCTTTAAGCTAGCATGGAACAATACTTTCTATCCTGGCATTTGTTAATAACACCTACCAGTTCATATCAGATGATACAGGAGTGTACTGACCTTAACCTGTAGCAGTCCCTGAGTGGGAACGCTCTCCAACATGTAGACTATCTCCTGAGAGGTAGTGTCGCTGTCCTGAGCAAAGAGAATAGCACTGGAGATCAGCCTAGCCTCGCCTGCCTCCACCTCCATTCCATTGTTCCTATAGGGCAGACAACCATGTTTGTTTTaggagtagggtgaagttgcgtgggtcagttttgcatttcccccactaaCAATTAAAGTTAGGACTGGGGGAAGGGAAACTAattctagatctgtacctaggggaaacttcacccaaACGGTTTGTTTATTAACTTGTGTGAAATGTGTCCCGAATGTCCACAGGAAGGAGAAATTGTGGTGTAGTACTCAGGAAAGCCAGATGGGGGAGCACAGATATAAGGGAAGTCTATATTAGGCGGGAGGAAGTTTATACGACCTGTTGTAAACTGGTTGCAGTATGTTCCATGTATGGATTATTGGTGAAGTAAACTCATAGTAAACTCTACAGAACGGGTGGACATCAATGAATTGCTTTCTCTGTGTAAATGTAACAAGTCCCATCTGTTACCTTATGACTCGAGGCTCCTCATCATTGACAGGGAGTATGTTGACCATCACGTGCCTCTGGAGCTGGTGTTTCCCATCGGTCAGATGGATGGTGAAGCTGTCCACCATGTTCTCAGAGTCATCGTGCATGTACATCAGAGACATACCTGAACAGTGGAGGTGAACTCATTATTTTAATGTGCCTGTATGTATAACACCACGACTGAAGCTCACTAGTACACAAATCCCACCAAATTGCTATATTTGAATCTCAACAGCTTTTTCATGCTCTTCGGGATCACCAGTCGCAATAATAGCACAGTactacggtgtccatattaggacagcctctgAGTCACAAGGAGTTGGTCACGGTACAGTACCATTCCTCAACTCCTGCATGGTGAAGTCCTGGACCAGCACCTCTGCGTCCCTGTGCCTGTTGACGGGTCTTCCATTGGCGGGCACGTCGTTGCCATACGTTCGGCCCATGATGGTGCCATGCTGGGGGGCCTGGACCACGCTGAACAGCAGGTTGTTCTTAGGGACGTCCAGATCCACCGCGTTTATAACAGCAGGGTCCAGCTCCTTCATATGGCCCTCTCGCACCTTTTTACACGGGAACATCAATGGGGATGTCGGTTAAATCGGTCCGGATGTGGTCCTAGAGTGCTTTGAGAAATGTTGCACTATAGAATAGGTGGTTAGCTGGTTTCAGTTGTTGTAAATGTGAAATCAGAGAGTGAAGAGCATGAAAAATGCCATCACTAGCACCTTAGTGGCTGCTGCCCAATATACATGGACtttaaatcactggccactttaataatggaacactagtgactgtaataatgtttacatattttgcattactcatctcatatgtgtatatactgtattctattctactttattttagtctactgacattgctcatccaaatattGATATATTCTTTATTCCattcttttagatttgtgtgtattgctgtgaaattgtttgatattactgcaccgttggagctagaaacacaagcatttcgctacacccgcaataacatctgctaaacacgtgtatgcgaccaataaaactTTATTGGATTTGAACTATAATAGCTTTACATAGTGTAGACAAGACGTCTCCAAATCCGTCCCAGGAAAGCTACAAGACGTGCAGGGTTTTGTTTCAGACCAGCACTAGCACACCTAATTCCACTAATCATGGTCTTCAGCCTGGACCAGGTGTGTTAGTGATGGGCTTGAATAAAACCCTCCACATCCAGTAACTCACCAGGACCGGAGTTGGTTGGTGGTGACCTCGGCTGGGGATAATTGACAGCTTGACGACGGGTGACTCACCGTGATATTTCTGGCGAGAAACTCCGGGACCTCGTCATTGATGGGGTTGATGATGATGTAGAAGTGGACGTGGGCAGAGGTATGTTTCCCGTCAGAGACACAGAGCATGAACTGGTCAGCGGTTGGCTCGATCCTCTGGTGTCTGGACTGGACATAGTTCACATGTccgttcatgatgtcactgtaaGAGAAGGAGGCTGAGGAGAgaccggaggagagatgctgaggTGGAACAGTCCGGGAACCTTTACAGTTAATAATGTACATACTGGTTATACATACTACGAAAAGGGGACAAAGTTTGAGTTTTTACAAAGGTTAATGTAACAAGTGATTTATTTAGGAAAATAAATCGGTGGATTGTTCACTGCTTATTAGGGATTCCATATGGCTTGAGGTTACAGCATTACAGTCTAAGATAACGTGCAAAGCCTGTGATGTGAATGGGGTTAAATTAAGACAAATACGACGGGATTAAAGCTACTCACCGATGCTGATGCCTGTGTTGCTTTTCTCAAATCCAGGACTGGGCAGGATGTTCTCGATGTAGCCATactggggaggagagaccaggctgatcacCAGCTCCTCCAGGGGAGTGTCCACATCCGAGGCACTGAGGTGGGCTACAGTTATAGGggccacacctccctcatccaccacaaacACATCTCCTacaaaggaggagaggaacatcCATATTGATTGACCATTTAGGTATAATTGTGAGAGAAAATAGTAATGGAATGCACTATACAGTATTGCTCAATATTTTACTTTTCTGTTGGTGAGCCCAGAGTGTTGCTTCCAGTATTTTTCCCCCACTTGCTAATGTAGGTGTACGTTTGCTCTTGAACCATTTCACAAAAATCAAGGATACTAATAATGTCTGAACCTGAATAAAAAGAATCCTAGGCATTGCTGCAACATCACTGCATTCATTACCTGTTGCAATAGAAGGCATCTGACTGTCCACAGGGAACACGGTGACCTTCAGGTCATACAGAGGCAAGCTCTCCTGGACTTGAGCCCTGCCTCTTTTCAATGTGTCCCCTCGGTCCTTACAGCATGACGGAACATTCTCCGTCTGGCCGTCGGATATCACAAACGTGATTGTGTCGTGTCGAGGGGCTAGTCCAATCTCTGCTCCTGAGAGACATACGAAACAAGATTGCAAGTTTTTGGCTTCAAAGAAGGGGATGAAATAATATGTCTATAATCATGTTTTTTGACTCACGCAGAAAACCACATGATGGCCAACAGAAACAGTTTTAAGATGTTAGGGTTaatgtataaaatatatattttttaaatggaatggTCATAAACCAGCAATACACTTATAGTGGTGCATGGATGAGGTAGATTTAACAATAATACCTGTGTGTTCGTAGGTGATACTCCCTGCGACAATGTCTGCCTGAATGAAGCGATCGACCACAATGGCGTTTTTGCGCACCACGCCATGGTATGGCTGGCGGGCAATCATGTAGGTCAGACTGTTGTCGTCACTGTCTGCGTCTGTGGCATAGATGTACTCAGCGGTGATGATAACTTCCTGTCCCTCTGCACAGTCCAGAACAGGTTTCAGACCTGGCATGAGAACCGGAACCTCATCATTGATCAGTGTCACCTGTTGAAAAAGATATGGTCTTTGACTCTCATACAGCAAACATTCACTGTAACATCTTTTTGGCTCTGTTAGCATCGAAATGGTCATGTACATGAAGTTTTACAGTACCTTAACTTCCAGAACAAAGTTGATTGCGTTAATCCCATCGGTAGCGATTAATTCAATGGCATCTCCCACTGTTTCCGAGCTGTCGTGATGATATCTGCACGGACAAACCAACACATTTGTAGTTTGACAATACAATAGGATTGTTGACACAATTTGACTCTCCTTGTTATCGAATCAGTTTATGTCCATGCTGTATATAGATAGCCAATGACTGCGCTGTTCCAAAATTCATACTAGCATTACGCATAGAATCAAGCATTCTATTGGGTATACGTTCTAAACGGTCTATAGTGTGGCCATTGGAACGCAGCCAACATGTCCAAACTTCTCATGAGCATTGCAGTGTGTTAGGGTGCAGTAATGAAGTGTCATCAATCATATCTGACCTAACTTTTAGGCTTTTCAGGTCGCGAACAGTGAAGTTCTGGCCCGGTTTCATGGAGAAGCCATCCAGCTGAACAGCTCCGTGCCAAGGCTCTCTCTTCAGCTCCACTCTCAGGCTCTCCTCTGTAGAGTCATGGTCTGTCAGCAGCAGGTGGTCCGGACCCACCCAGCACTCCCCACCCTCGTCCACTGTCAGAGGTTTGATGTGCACCTGGGGAGGGAACATAAAGTATACAGCAGGGTTGTGCAATGAAGGGCCTGAAGGGATGAAACAATTCTGTCTCTCATTCTTCTATTTAAGGGCTAAATTGTCTGTTCAATTCATGATAGAAATTGACCAATTAACTACCAGGTAGAAAATAAAACCCAGTAGTACTTTGGCCTTCGAGGGCGTCAACCGCCTTGGTGTAGAGTCTTCAACCTGCTTCAGCTACTCCTAGACAGCTTGTGGTAGAGTTAGCAATGCTAGCATGATTGTGACCGGTTGGGGGTTAGCCTACCAGTACACAGAAGTGGTATCTAGCTTGATAACTTTGAACACAACCTTATACCTCTGGGGCCAGGTTGTCCACTGGCACCACAGTAATGTTGAAGCAGATGCCAGCGACTGTGGTTCCCTGCTGGTTGGTGACGGAGAGCACCAACTGGATGTGCTGCGGGTAAGGCCCAATGTCCAGGATGGGAGGCATGTAGGCCACTTTCATGTAGTTGACTGCATGCTGGAACAATAAAGGTGTTAGTAAACCAAGTCTGACATTTCCCCCGTCCAGCTACAATAACTTGGGAGTAAACATATCTGAGCTTACCTGTGTGAATAACCTTAACATTGGGGCTTCAGGATCCTTGGTGAACTTGGCAATGCTGTCAACCAGGAAGAGCCTCCCTGCATCATGGCCCCTGGCCAACAGGAAAATAGCACATTGAATGTAACAGTCGAGTTTGAAGGGGGATGCCTTAAAGTATTAGCATTGGTATCATTCTTCACCAATGGTACCAAGTGTACAGTATGCATTCTATCCCTGCAAATGGCAAAAACAAACTTAACTCGACAAGAGATGCTCACCCATAAGACCTGCTGTAGAAGGGCGGAGTGGTAACAGTGTATGTGAGCTCGCTGTCAGGGGACTCCAGATCGATGAAGTGAAGCTGCTTCTTGGTCAGGTGGACCACCTCTGTCTCTTTGACCACCAGGCACCGAGTCACCCCAGGGACCTCTTTAGGTGGCTGGTCAGGCACAGGGTTGATGTGCACCACTATGACCTGCAAAGGTGGGACGCCACATTAGCTTTGAAGGACATTTGAGGAGTTTGAATTCAATTCAATCCAACTTTATGAATCTGCAATTTTACACGATCCAGTAATGGTACTACTCACCTGAGGTTCTGAAAGGTTGGGTGGGTCATGGAAGTCCGAGAGCACCACTTCGAAGGAGTCATCAAACACCTCATTCCCTAGATGGCGGTAGTAGACCACAGAGTGGAACAGGTCCTTCTGCAGGAAACGGCTGACAGGATAACCTGAGAGGACCCAGGAAAAGAACACCATTGTCATTTTTTTACAGAGGATTTAAGATAATATATGAGGCTTTGTGATTTAACtgaaacatacaggtaactgccaaaataaaggaaacatcaacataaagggtcttaatagggtgttggacCACCAATAGCCAGAACAACTTCAGTGTACCTTGGGAGAGATTCTACAAGTGTTTGGGACTCTATTGGAgtgatgcgacaccattcttccacgagacattccattatttggtgttttgttgatggtggtggaaaaagcTGCCTCAGGcgccactccagtgtttaattgggttgagatctggtgactgagatggccattgcgtatgatttacattgttttcatgctcatcaaaccatccAGTGACCACTCTTGCCTTTGGATGGGggtattgtcatcctatgggggcatagccatggcaaccatagtaatggtctgGGCTATCCGGggtccttgggacatccctaacccattgaagttgacattttaaaaggttaaggtaagggttagggtttagggtagggacgtcccaaggagcCAGGATAGCACTGAccccaaaataatggcctgcccagcatttttatatatgaccctaagcatgatgggatgttaactgCTTAATTGACTcaagaaccacacctgtgtggaagcacctgctttcaatatacttttgcATCCcttatttactcaagtgtttccattattttggcagttacctgtatattgaAGTATTGTATTCTAAAACTGCCATATGATTATCAAACTTAACAACAAGTGAGTCATCGCATAATAAAGCTCTGCAAAAGTTCCACATTGCTATGCCTTGCAATTGCATTCAGCTGGGAACCAAAGTGTGCACAATAGCTGTGCCTTGTAAAACAATGTGGTCTATTCAGAGTGCTCCTCTCCTCACCGGTGAGTCCAGGACCAGGGATCTTCATGAGCTCTCCAGCTTGCGGTGGCCGGGTGATGTTGAACAGGATGTAGTCGTCGCTTGAGTCCATGTCTGAGGCCTGCAGTATGGATCCTCTCAGCAGGGCCGTGTGGCCCTCAGACAGCTCCAGCACTGTGTTGGTGATGAGGAATGGTGGGCTGTCATCCTTGGGCAGGATGTTGATGGGGAACTTATGCCGGGTCTGGTGGCGCCCATCGGTGATGCGGAAGATGATGAAGTCCTTGGTGGTGTCGCTGTCGTCGTGATGGTAGCGCACGGCGCCAGCGAGGATGTCGGCGACAGTGAACATGAAACCCTTGCCACCTGCAGATTATGGACACATAGTGGGGATGTCGCCGACATCATAGAAGTaattaaaataacataacaatCAAATGATGCTATTGAAGGAATAATGAGTTCTATACCTCTCAGTGTTAGCCTGCCATGCTGGAGGCCGTCGACAGTGATGATGCGTACAGCCTTGAAGTTGTCGTTGTCCACAATCTGGAGCTGATCCCACGTGATTGGACGAGACTGACCTTCAAGAAGACTAAGACCTAGAAAGATCACATTGTGACATAACTATTTTATAATCTGTGCAAGAATTGTGCAGAAGTTGTGTGTCTGGAATACACCCATTGACcggtggaggctggtggggggagcTACAGGagaacgggctcattgtaatggcaggaatggaatacatggaacgtatcaaacatatggaaaccatgtttgactccgttccacgattccattccagccattacaatgagcccgtcctacTATGGCTCCTCCCACCGGCCTCCACTGCCATTGACACCTACCCATGTTTCATGACACCCTGGGTGCATTGACACCTACCCATGTTCCATGACACCCTGGGTGCATTGGTGTCTGCTGTTCTAACTGACATGTGGACCATGATCGGGGTGCTCTTCTCAAAGAAGAAGTCATGTACCTCAAACTCCACCTGTTGAAGAGAAACTACATCTGATGGCCTGAAAAAGATGACAttctagcctggtctcagatctgtttggaATGCATAGCCAACTCTGTTGTTATGCCAAACAAAATGTAGC
Above is a genomic segment from Salvelinus fontinalis isolate EN_2023a chromosome 36, ASM2944872v1, whole genome shotgun sequence containing:
- the frem1a gene encoding FRAS1-related extracellular matrix protein 1a isoform X1, producing the protein MGLQRGALRWALPWLLLLVVAGGPHGSLVKTNLGLRVKRGQSAYLQEGDLQFHIPRVKDACKVEVVLNEPITQRVGTLTPQVFDCHYLADDVKYVHNGCPILKEDTVKLRLYRFTETETFTEVFFLRVEIMEPDCNIIKLGPKSLVVPEFYGLSDTLDGNVVSFHYERMTSLECSIRVNTHETHLPGHGQLVIGEPDQLEARGDEPESFIPLRQQLDNKARAMCKTEDCLKGLKLAKVTKVPCDEFLVMGLRYQHIDPPSPDVDYIALRLDLTDTRSGSIYQSERAWIPVHILGAVPNQPPKPAFMSMFILEVDQFILTPLSTATLDAEDGETPKQLLVFNITKPPLEGFIAHLSDHTRPIFSFTWVDLNDMLIGYQPPNSSHTQRRNYEVEFEVHDFFFEKSTPIMVHMSVRTADTNAPRVSWNMGLSLLEGQSRPITWDQLQIVDNDNFKAVRIITVDGLQHGRLTLRGGKGFMFTVADILAGAVRYHHDDSDTTKDFIIFRITDGRHQTRHKFPINILPKDDSPPFLITNTVLELSEGHTALLRGSILQASDMDSSDDYILFNITRPPQAGELMKIPGPGLTGYPVSRFLQKDLFHSVVYYRHLGNEVFDDSFEVVLSDFHDPPNLSEPQVIVVHINPVPDQPPKEVPGVTRCLVVKETEVVHLTKKQLHFIDLESPDSELTYTVTTPPFYSRSYGGHDAGRLFLVDSIAKFTKDPEAPMLRLFTQHAVNYMKVAYMPPILDIGPYPQHIQLVLSVTNQQGTTVAGICFNITVVPVDNLAPEVHIKPLTVDEGGECWVGPDHLLLTDHDSTEESLRVELKREPWHGAVQLDGFSMKPGQNFTVRDLKSLKVRYHHDSSETVGDAIELIATDGINAINFVLEVKVTLINDEVPVLMPGLKPVLDCAEGQEVIITAEYIYATDADSDDNSLTYMIARQPYHGVVRKNAIVVDRFIQADIVAGSITYEHTGAEIGLAPRHDTITFVISDGQTENVPSCCKDRGDTLKRGRAQVQESLPLYDLKVTVFPVDSQMPSIATGDVFVVDEGGVAPITVAHLSASDVDTPLEELVISLVSPPQYGYIENILPSPGFEKSNTGISIASFSYSDIMNGHVNYVQSRHQRIEPTADQFMLCVSDGKHTSAHVHFYIIINPINDEVPEFLARNITVREGHMKELDPAVINAVDLDVPKNNLLFSVVQAPQHGTIMGRTYGNDVPANGRPVNRHRDAEVLVQDFTMQELRNGMSLMYMHDDSENMVDSFTIHLTDGKHQLQRHVMVNILPVNDEEPRVIRNNGMEVEAGEARLISSAILFAQDSDTTSQEIVYMLESVPTQGLLQVKVGSDWVTQSAGMNCTQETLDMNLLRYLHTGPLGHTQDFFVFHLLDGKNRSPAQHFHISLKDMEKGNIAIFVKPVKTSRGERVVLTTDVLLATDGTDKPEELFYIVTVPPGNGHMEYIKHPGVAISTFSQMDIAANLVGYVHDNRATASLETLQFVVSNGKATRNGTLEIYVETTDRVLPSLTCNSGLRVPQDSSMAVTLDALALSDPDTPPSDLLFFLAQPPQYGTLLRGGVPLTAGGNFTQWDLQELEVTYRHGGGPSQIDRFTFTASDTTNRSFLLEGRVQTEPVIFTIQIEPLDSSAPEVVQLQSLWKAEVLSDGRYGIYLSSRELRAQDSNTKDEDLSFHIHRPPYFGYLENTIKGSFIQKRFTQRDLSKRTIVYIIDPATEALSDSLEFRVSDPLGNTGPSHTLELKWSRVELAVSEYQACEDQGTVSLDVLRKGNMAESSYITIKVREVTATAGKDFTLSPSSLIQFDPGVSKRSWRIEITQDHLEEAEETFEVTLVSPEGTVVGSTSKALVKIKDSGKGQCGSSRVTMGSSLGGKQVQSGPYPQHGSIHLETLPLAKGDQQMTWTRGDGVPQSVPAAVPATPNMKLRAMANRKTIPPSSVHRNGTDTVFTYHGIMSVRLEDDRSPSRKGRKANIQVTSRERQQHAAAAPPVAPNNPKPVPKTKSDSLLPRTMPEQPNKEASPSSGPNPCVPELMGLLHFNQSSGGLLRCNGVSWKPWAPTDEMVSAQNCRKGWTYHSGYCYFLSTERKSSWSTAIRACRESHQANLVSVSSKADMDWLWDFSGRKPFWIGLNDRESRGRWEWVGGEPITYTNWRKSPARGKRKGTRRCVLVWRRAKWQIRDCKTGRGHLYMCYIKT